agtttcgaaaaataaaataaaccgaaatagaacacatacaaatcaaataatatgcattattataaatgtttcaacttaaaataaatcgaaatacctcgatttagaattttggcaaagcaaaaagattgaaattttgactccagaattgtgaatcaacaataacacgaagctctactcgaatgtgagaccctttttcttcgagttttatgtgtcggggggacccaattttattttattttttaaaaaatggcaGAAACGGGGTGGTGGGGGACCAAGAAGAGATGTAGTCTTTAAAAAATGGAGGATGAATCGAGATGGAAGACGGAGGGGTATAAAAtatctatgtatagcgccactatacctggcgctatacattaatgatgtatGTATAGCGCCAGTTATTGTGGCGCAATACCTGGACGTGTCAgattttacagtatagcgccacaatacctggcgctatacattaacggtgccgttactgttagtatatagcgccagatattatggcgctatatataaaaatgtcattttttttaccacctatttgtgtaATTTGAGTCCAAAAAAACCACATTTTGATTCCGGATTCCATTTTCCACTTCCCTTCGTACAATTAAAGTTTTTGTCAGCAGCCCACATTTTGCCACCAGATTCCATTTCCCTTTATGTTCCTTAATTCCCCATTAATTCAAATATTATTAATTCAAACATTAAACTTAACGCGTAAGGCATAGCCAAAGCCACCCTCATTATTAACATATATTAATACCAAAAATGTTATGTTAATACAATCAAAAGTACTTGACAATATGGCGTTCACATTCTCCTTGTGCCACGCTACTCATTAGCGGTGGCGAAGCCTATGGTTATAAGGATCGTCGaaaaattatattgtgtatataggtaaaatattatattttaaaggtatataacatatatttaaCATTCTTTGTCGGAATCTTTTTTCCATTCTTTTAAATTTAATTACCTTTGGATAAATTTCTAATTTCGTCACTGCTCACTAGTACAAACCGTCGTCCTATCTGGGCAGTGTCCCCATGATCCTATCTCATTACCTCCTCATTAGAACTTTCCTTTTTGTTCATTAGCCACAATTAGTACCACTAGAAAGTAATATAATCTTATCAATTGGTCCAAATTAAACATCTCTTAGTTTAATTAATAATCCTTGTCAAACGTGGTCATAACTTTTTGCCAACTGTTGAGTTGGACAGGAAGATGAAGGTATTTAAAGGGAAAGGCATCTCCTCAAATTTCcctttctttacaaacaagacactGTTTTGCTTTCTTTGCTCTTACCCAAAAAACCAAAATCTTCCCCTAATATTCTAACACTGAAATGCGTCCATATCAATTTGTTTCCCTTTTCCTATTCTTATTTTTTCTACCTTCATTTCCCATTCTTGGATCCACCTCTGAAATGACAAATTTTGTTTACAAAGGCTGTGCCAACCAAAAATTCCAAGACTCAACTGGGGTTTACACCCAAACACTCAACACCCTTTTTAACAACTTAGTTTCTCAATCCTCCTCCACTAATTTCCACAAAACCACCGCCGGCGGTGGCCAGTCAGATATTTCCGGCCTCTTTCAATGCAGAGGCGATCTCTCTAACAAAGACTGCAACACTTGCATTCAAAAAATCCCAGATATGTCGCAAAAACTGTGCGGGCAATCAATTGCTGCAAGAATCCAGCTAAATGGTTGTTATTTAAGGTACGAAATTGCTGGGTTTCAGACAGTGGGTCCGACCGAGTTGTTGTACAAGGTGTGCGCGTCAACTCGAGCGAGTGGAGATGGTTTTCTGGACAGGCTGGAAACAGCACTAGGACAGATAGCTAAAGGAGTTTCTTCAAGTGGTAATAAGGGATTTTATACAGGTGGTTATCAGTCGGTTTATGTGTTGGGTCaatgtgaaggtgatttaggaagTGGGGACTGTGTGAACTGTGTGGAAAATGCTGCTATGGAAGCCAAAAGCCAATGTGGTTCTGCCATTTCTGCTCAAATTTATCTGCAACAGTGCTACATTCGTTACACTTATTATCCCAGTGGTGTTCCTACTAAATCATTTTCTCCATCAGGTGGTAAGTAaatggtagtagtagtagtaatattTATCTAGTTgcattatttttcttaattatttaaagGGGTCTCTTAATCATTATTTAATTAATCTAATGTTTGTACTGGATTTATTGGGGTGCAGGAATAAGGAAGATTACACAGAAGACGGTGGCTATTGTCTTGGGTGGACTGGTTGGTGTGGGGTTAGTACTTGCTTGTTTGCTATTTACAAAATCAGCATTCAAGAAGAAGAGTTATGCCAAATATGGAGGATGAGGTTAGTATTCCACTAGAAACAAAAAAATAGAGAAGTTGGTTTACTTCTTGATAAGTAGCACTAAACAaggatatttttttaaaaaatatcctTGTTGGTTATATTTAATGGTAGCTTGCTCACATTGTCGGTTTTAAGTTCAAAGAGAGGATGATTGTCATAGATTGAAAGTCAAGTTAAATCTAATCAATTTATGATTCTTGTTGGATACTCCTTtagtccacaataagtgatcaatttgccTTGGGCACATCCATTAAGGAAATACTAAAATCTAGataaaaatagttagtgtgactaaactatCCTTAATTAAATGTTGCAGCATAATTTAATGTGAAAAGTAAAAGATtttttagggatacgtacataAGGTAATTTCGAAAaacaaattgattttttttaattatataaatgaatacttattttggaccaaaataaaaagataaacTGATCAGCTATGGTGGAGCGGAGGGAGTATACGACAAAGAATGCATTTATTCTGATAACACTATATTGTTCAATGCAGGTAGGTCCAACGGCTGAGAAGTTTGGTAGAGCTTTGGGGGTTGGGCCATAGAGAATGTAATTACATAGTGTAAATTTAGGTTTGATGATTTGGATTGTGTAAAGAGAAAGGAGGTATGGATATGGTGATGAAGGAGAGGAAGATCTGCTTTTGCAACTTTGTTTTGGCTCTAACTTCTAGAATTTGCCTTCTCCTCAAAGTTTTCTCCTTTGAATTACAAGTAGCAGTAATAGTGGTATCAAGTATCAACTAGGCAAGCATTAGTTGAAGTatgactattttccttttctttttctaaacATCACATGAATGTACATCCACATATGAATTACAATATTATGAGAAACTATGGAATATGGATCAATATTATATTGTGAAGTTGCATTTGCACTTAGTTTCAAAATTGATGACTTTACTCAAAGAAATATAGAACTTAAAAAGTAGAGGAATATTGTCTCTTCTGAGAGCAACGTTTAAGAGATCCCAAGGGGTACATTTCGGTGCAAAATCAAATTTAATCGCACTCCAATATGAATTTGATAGAAAATCAAACAAATACATTCTAAGAGGCGGAGCTCAGAATTAAGGGGCTCATTCCACGCTCCAGCTATTTTCTTATACTCCCCTCCTTTCAAATTAGATGAGCTACTTTCCTTTTTAAtctgtttcaaaataaatgacacatttctaaatttagaaataattcaactgcaaactcttcattttacccttaatgagaaacttttataatcacacaaatatcatggtcctacaaagcttttaccccttaagctttaaaaccacaagtttcaaaagtcttcttcttttttcttaaacttcgtgttgAGGTTAAACTActtcatctaaattgaaacagagggagtatatgtcacgatcctaaacccaAACCGGT
This genomic stretch from Nicotiana sylvestris chromosome 9, ASM39365v2, whole genome shotgun sequence harbors:
- the LOC104228715 gene encoding plasmodesmata-located protein 2-like, whose translation is MRPYQFVSLFLFLFFLPSFPILGSTSEMTNFVYKGCANQKFQDSTGVYTQTLNTLFNNLVSQSSSTNFHKTTAGGGQSDISGLFQCRGDLSNKDCNTCIQKIPDMSQKLCGQSIAARIQLNGCYLRYEIAGFQTVGPTELLYKVCASTRASGDGFLDRLETALGQIAKGVSSSGNKGFYTGGYQSVYVLGQCEGDLGSGDCVNCVENAAMEAKSQCGSAISAQIYLQQCYIRYTYYPSGVPTKSFSPSGGIRKITQKTVAIVLGGLVGVGLVLACLLFTKSAFKKKSYAKYGG